In one Methanothrix sp. genomic region, the following are encoded:
- a CDS encoding MoxR family ATPase yields the protein MSEDLSSIYARAPAIFRGIRGEIEKVMVGQRVAIEQLLAAIIAGGHALLESNPGLGKTLLIKTTAKTMSLSFSRIQCTPDLMPADITGTTIIEEVDGEKRFRFEPGPIFANIVLADEINRASPKTQSAMLESMQEKQVTVGNRTYRLDDPFFVLATQNPIEMEGTFPLPEAQLDRFLMKIKMDYPSPDEEFQIMERYTGRVEPRVQSVASKEEILGLQQIAREVPISEDLRKAAVRLVVSTRKWDGVRYGASPRASIGLILAAKSRALLDGRNYVSREDLHVMAYPVLRHRLILTFEAERRGLTQDQVITDILKELKI from the coding sequence ATGTCAGAGGATCTGAGTAGCATTTACGCAAGGGCCCCTGCCATATTCCGGGGCATACGTGGCGAGATAGAGAAGGTGATGGTCGGGCAGAGGGTTGCGATAGAGCAGCTTCTTGCAGCCATAATCGCTGGAGGGCATGCGCTGCTCGAGTCCAACCCCGGCCTCGGGAAGACCCTGCTGATAAAGACCACAGCGAAGACCATGAGCCTGAGCTTCAGCCGGATACAGTGCACACCTGATCTGATGCCGGCTGATATCACAGGTACCACGATCATCGAGGAGGTTGACGGGGAGAAGAGGTTCAGGTTCGAGCCCGGGCCGATATTCGCCAACATAGTCCTGGCGGACGAGATAAACAGAGCTTCGCCAAAGACGCAGTCTGCGATGCTCGAGTCGATGCAGGAGAAGCAGGTGACTGTTGGAAACAGAACCTACAGGCTCGATGATCCTTTCTTCGTCCTGGCAACACAGAACCCGATAGAGATGGAGGGGACGTTCCCACTGCCAGAGGCGCAGCTCGACAGGTTCCTCATGAAGATAAAGATGGACTATCCCTCGCCTGATGAGGAGTTCCAGATCATGGAGCGGTACACAGGGCGTGTGGAGCCCCGGGTCCAGAGCGTCGCTAGCAAGGAGGAGATCCTCGGGCTGCAGCAGATAGCGAGAGAGGTGCCGATATCCGAGGATCTCAGGAAGGCGGCGGTGCGGCTCGTGGTATCCACAAGGAAATGGGATGGTGTGAGATACGGGGCCAGCCCCAGGGCCAGCATAGGTCTCATCCTCGCAGCCAAATCGAGAGCGCTGCTCGATGGCAGGAACTACGTCTCCAGGGAGGATCTCCACGTCATGGCCTATCCTGTCCTTAGGCACAGGCTCATACTGACATTCGAGGCTGAGCGGCGTGGCCTGACCCAGGACCAGGTGATAACCGACATACTGAAAGAGTTGAAAATCTGA
- a CDS encoding DUF58 domain-containing protein encodes MDTEFFKELERFSLLVRKRVSTAHIGSRRSIRFGHGISPVGYREYRKGDDFKLVDWKVYARTERLYVREHEEERSLLVHILLDSSGSMRFNRKFDLASRIAAGFAFIATQENEKFSVSTFGEDLRAGEPVRGVGNLLKVIDLLDSTEPSGGTDILKASDQFDRMISTTSLVVLISDMLDDLDKVETAIYRLSRHDLIVVQILSHEERDLGIAGDARFIDMESGEALITRVSQRLRDDYRSRLEAHNARISDICDSVGCSRFLFDSEMQVFDAFFEILRSGVLKV; translated from the coding sequence ATGGACACGGAGTTCTTCAAGGAGCTTGAGCGTTTCAGCCTGCTTGTAAGAAAGCGGGTGTCCACAGCTCATATCGGATCCAGAAGGTCCATCAGGTTCGGCCATGGGATAAGCCCTGTGGGATACCGTGAGTACAGGAAAGGGGATGACTTCAAGCTCGTCGACTGGAAGGTGTATGCGAGGACAGAGCGGCTCTACGTCAGAGAGCACGAGGAGGAGAGGAGCCTGCTTGTTCACATCCTGCTGGACTCGAGCGGCAGCATGCGCTTCAACAGAAAGTTCGATCTCGCATCGAGAATTGCAGCAGGCTTTGCGTTCATCGCCACACAGGAGAACGAGAAGTTCTCCGTCTCCACATTCGGCGAGGATCTCAGAGCAGGCGAGCCTGTGAGGGGCGTTGGAAACCTCCTGAAGGTGATAGATCTGCTGGACAGCACGGAGCCCTCTGGTGGCACGGATATCCTGAAGGCATCTGACCAGTTCGACAGGATGATCTCGACGACCAGCCTTGTTGTTCTCATATCAGACATGCTAGATGATCTTGATAAGGTGGAGACAGCGATCTACAGATTGTCACGCCATGACCTCATCGTCGTGCAGATACTCTCCCATGAGGAGCGCGATCTCGGAATAGCGGGGGATGCGAGATTCATCGATATGGAGAGCGGAGAGGCACTGATAACGAGAGTGAGCCAGAGGCTAAGAGACGATTACAGATCCAGGCTCGAGGCGCACAATGCCAGGATATCAGATATATGTGATTCCGTGGGATGCAGTCGATTCCTCTTCGATTCAGAGATGCAGGTGTTCGATGCATTCTTTGAGATACTGAGATCGGGAGTGCTCAAGGTCTGA
- a CDS encoding ABC transporter ATP-binding protein — protein sequence MRVISLSDIRKTYIIGDAELPVLKGINLSIESGDFLALMGPSGSGKSTLMNIIGCLDRPTAGTYLLLDRDISKASEEELAMVRRDRIGFIFQAFNLIGRISVLKNVELPMMLKGMPCDERRSRALQLLESVGVAHRADFSPLNISGGERQRVAIARALANNPEIIIADEPTGNLDLKSTEEVMDILSGLNREGRTIIMVTHNPEITKYCNRVIRMRDGRILDQSSVGQSS from the coding sequence TTGAGGGTTATATCGCTCAGTGACATAAGAAAGACATACATCATAGGCGATGCAGAGCTTCCTGTGCTGAAGGGGATCAACCTCAGCATAGAGTCTGGAGATTTTCTGGCGCTTATGGGGCCTTCTGGCAGCGGGAAGTCAACGCTCATGAACATCATCGGATGTCTTGACAGACCAACCGCGGGCACCTACCTGCTCCTCGATCGTGATATAAGCAAAGCATCCGAGGAGGAGCTCGCGATGGTACGAAGAGACAGAATAGGCTTCATATTTCAGGCGTTCAATCTCATCGGGCGAATATCTGTGCTCAAGAATGTCGAGCTTCCGATGATGTTAAAAGGTATGCCATGTGACGAGCGGAGATCCAGAGCGCTTCAGCTGCTGGAATCCGTTGGCGTGGCCCACAGGGCGGATTTCAGCCCGCTCAACATCTCCGGAGGAGAGAGGCAGAGGGTTGCGATAGCACGGGCGCTAGCAAACAACCCAGAGATCATAATCGCGGACGAGCCCACGGGGAATCTCGATCTCAAAAGCACCGAGGAGGTGATGGATATTCTGAGCGGTCTGAACAGGGAAGGGCGGACGATCATAATGGTTACACACAACCCTGAGATCACAAAGTACTGCAATCGGGTCATCAGAATGAGGGACGGCAGAATACTTGATCAGTCATCTGTGGGGCAATCATCATGA
- a CDS encoding ABC transporter permease, translated as MKLYDILDLISIGFKADRFKTLMSSLGIIIGVMAIVVMLSVGEGLYSGVSSQFSTLDLDVVHVFPGRFTFGGPPGRSPEEPARFTDKDTKLLENIPGVRNVAPQTSAGVIVSFRNTNASATLIGVDPEKEHDLKSKISQGRFLTESDYTSIVIGSGVADGLFRMRISPGNRIMIYYEDNHMDFKVVGVLREEESSGMRAGNINTQMYVTHKAMKELLGRENYYYGTFQVTVDDPESVDEVVDRIKLDLERYHKDEAYDATTARDMLSSLMSILSMIKYALAGIGAISLVVGGIGIANVMMLTVKERIREIGVMKALGATTRDIRIQYLLEAGMLGVVSSIIGIVLGIVISFAIGSLAGLPSAIRIQSMLIGMLFGALSTIIAGVYPANRAAMLDPIEALRSE; from the coding sequence ATGAAGCTTTACGATATCCTGGATCTGATATCGATAGGGTTCAAGGCTGATCGCTTCAAGACCCTGATGTCCAGCCTTGGGATAATAATAGGAGTCATGGCCATAGTGGTCATGCTCTCCGTTGGCGAGGGTCTTTACTCAGGAGTCTCATCACAGTTCAGCACGCTGGACCTCGATGTCGTACATGTGTTTCCAGGCAGGTTCACCTTTGGGGGGCCGCCGGGCAGGAGCCCGGAGGAGCCGGCCAGGTTCACAGACAAGGACACAAAGCTCCTGGAGAACATACCTGGAGTGAGAAATGTTGCTCCCCAGACCTCCGCAGGTGTGATAGTCAGCTTCAGGAATACAAACGCCTCCGCCACTCTGATCGGGGTCGATCCGGAAAAGGAGCACGATCTCAAATCGAAGATCTCTCAGGGGAGATTTCTCACAGAATCCGACTACACATCGATCGTGATAGGCAGCGGTGTCGCCGATGGGCTCTTCAGAATGAGGATCTCGCCTGGGAACAGGATAATGATATACTATGAGGATAACCACATGGACTTCAAGGTTGTGGGGGTTCTCAGGGAGGAGGAGTCCTCCGGAATGAGAGCGGGCAACATCAACACACAGATGTATGTCACGCATAAGGCCATGAAGGAGCTTTTGGGAAGGGAGAACTACTACTATGGAACTTTCCAGGTGACGGTCGATGATCCTGAGAGCGTCGATGAGGTGGTCGACCGGATAAAGCTCGATCTCGAGAGGTATCACAAGGACGAGGCATATGATGCAACGACAGCGAGGGATATGCTCTCATCCCTGATGAGCATACTTAGCATGATCAAGTATGCGCTTGCCGGAATAGGCGCGATATCGCTTGTCGTTGGCGGGATAGGCATCGCAAATGTGATGATGCTCACTGTGAAGGAGAGGATTCGCGAGATAGGGGTCATGAAGGCACTCGGCGCAACGACGCGTGATATCCGCATCCAGTACCTGCTGGAGGCCGGTATGCTTGGTGTGGTCAGCAGCATCATCGGGATAGTGCTCGGCATCGTAATATCATTTGCAATAGGATCTCTTGCAGGTCTGCCCTCCGCAATAAGGATACAGTCGATGCTCATAGGGATGCTCTTCGGAGCACTATCAACAATAATAGCAGGAGTTTACCCTGCCAACAGGGCAGCAATGCTGGATCCGATCGAGGCGCTGAGGAGCGAGTGA
- a CDS encoding MarR family transcriptional regulator, with protein sequence MSTAAISAYDNRSLVLNVYLDWTGKALITGYADGIEGLPFLNSSQYSYDNSTSQLYALTNTLTSKAGDAWTLQIQSYGFYERYSMMLYLPGDAMLSSISPSDGLSYLVSSTNQSLAVDLQGYDLVDPSVVIEYRQPLLTASNLSSINTSLPPAKRSQAYFAVAAASLILVACGSAFLILRRRMGSITPRPEPQASSPQDIPRKEPDGSLRSESATDDNEMHDGTLDVDQPAEEIPRAPFIPGSEPIEITSEMAAVIETLTAREKAVMEALLKRSGRMTQADLRYETGIPKSSLSGILNSLERRKLIKKREWGRTNVIEISEWFVSRKEHS encoded by the coding sequence ATGAGCACTGCTGCCATCTCAGCCTATGATAACCGATCTCTCGTCCTGAATGTTTACCTGGACTGGACCGGAAAGGCTCTCATAACCGGATATGCAGACGGCATTGAGGGGCTTCCATTCCTGAACTCATCCCAGTACAGCTATGACAACTCCACATCTCAGCTCTATGCCCTCACAAACACGCTAACATCTAAGGCCGGAGATGCATGGACCCTCCAGATCCAGTCATATGGATTTTACGAGCGGTACAGCATGATGCTGTATCTTCCGGGAGATGCCATGCTCAGCAGCATAAGCCCCTCAGATGGCCTGAGCTATCTTGTATCATCCACAAACCAGTCACTGGCTGTCGATCTTCAGGGATACGATCTCGTGGATCCTTCTGTGGTTATCGAATACAGGCAGCCGCTCCTGACAGCATCAAACCTCTCATCGATAAATACATCTCTCCCGCCGGCAAAGAGGAGCCAGGCGTATTTTGCAGTTGCAGCGGCGTCTCTGATACTGGTCGCATGTGGCAGCGCCTTCTTGATCCTGAGGAGACGAATGGGATCAATAACACCGCGACCTGAGCCGCAGGCGAGCAGCCCGCAGGATATCCCACGGAAGGAACCGGATGGATCGCTCCGCTCTGAAAGCGCCACTGATGATAATGAGATGCACGATGGCACGTTGGATGTCGATCAGCCTGCCGAGGAGATCCCAAGAGCTCCGTTCATCCCGGGCTCTGAGCCGATAGAGATAACGAGTGAGATGGCTGCGGTGATAGAGACTCTGACCGCCAGGGAGAAAGCTGTCATGGAGGCTCTCCTGAAGAGGAGCGGGCGCATGACCCAGGCGGATCTGAGATACGAGACCGGCATCCCCAAGTCGTCCCTGAGCGGCATTCTGAACTCTCTGGAGAGGAGAAAGCTGATAAAAAAGAGAGAATGGGGGAGAACAAACGTTATAGAGATCTCGGAGTGGTTTGTTTCCAGAAAAGAACATTCCTGA
- a CDS encoding energy-coupling factor ABC transporter permease: MHIMEGFLPHPWWEIWFAASLPFVAYGVSRIGRMARERRETLPLLAVAGAFIFVLSSLKLPSVTGSCSHPTGTGIGAILFGPWITSVLSTIVLLYQALFLAHGGLSTLGANVFSMGIAGPVVGYMVYRAAQRFNLYLAVFLAAALADLATYIVTSLQLALAFPAADGGVLLSLKAFAAVFAITQVPLAGIEGVISALMFKYILQARGEVLLRLNVISKPDLLRLQEGAT; encoded by the coding sequence ATGCACATCATGGAGGGGTTTCTCCCGCATCCCTGGTGGGAGATCTGGTTTGCGGCATCGCTTCCTTTCGTGGCCTATGGAGTGAGCAGGATTGGCAGAATGGCGCGCGAGCGGCGCGAGACCCTGCCGCTTCTCGCAGTTGCCGGAGCATTCATATTCGTGCTCTCCTCCCTGAAGCTTCCCTCTGTCACAGGGAGCTGCTCGCATCCCACAGGCACCGGGATAGGAGCGATACTCTTCGGGCCATGGATAACATCCGTACTTTCCACAATCGTTCTCCTGTACCAGGCGCTCTTTCTCGCGCACGGGGGCCTGAGCACTCTTGGAGCGAACGTCTTCTCCATGGGGATCGCCGGGCCTGTCGTGGGTTATATGGTGTACAGAGCTGCACAGAGATTCAACCTCTACCTGGCGGTCTTCCTGGCAGCTGCACTGGCAGATCTCGCAACATACATCGTGACGTCGCTGCAGCTCGCGCTTGCATTTCCTGCTGCTGATGGTGGCGTTCTTCTCTCACTGAAGGCATTCGCTGCGGTTTTCGCGATCACGCAGGTGCCGCTGGCGGGTATTGAGGGCGTGATCTCAGCACTGATGTTCAAGTACATACTCCAGGCGAGGGGTGAGGTTCTGCTGAGGCTCAACGTGATATCAAAACCGGATCTTTTGAGGCTGCAGGAGGGTGCGACATGA
- a CDS encoding energy-coupling factor ABC transporter substrate-binding protein, giving the protein MKGELIAIASILIFFLAFLWTSQSGLHEWEGADSKAEGVIEEITGGSYSPWLKPLWEPPSGEIESLFFSIQAAIGGLVIGYFLGYYRRKAGDEN; this is encoded by the coding sequence ATGAAGGGAGAGCTCATAGCAATCGCATCGATTCTCATATTCTTCCTGGCATTCCTCTGGACCAGCCAGAGCGGCCTGCACGAATGGGAGGGAGCTGACTCGAAGGCTGAGGGTGTGATAGAGGAGATAACAGGCGGAAGCTACAGCCCGTGGCTTAAACCCCTCTGGGAGCCACCGAGTGGAGAGATCGAGAGCCTCTTCTTCAGCATCCAGGCTGCGATCGGCGGCCTGGTCATAGGGTACTTCCTGGGATACTACAGAAGGAAAGCTGGAGATGAAAACTAG
- the cbiQ gene encoding cobalt ECF transporter T component CbiQ, protein MHRLLDDYAHENGLRDVSPRLKLAVGAFSIIACIASPTPAVPLAVSACLGAAVIALARIPWRVYIGITAVPLSFALLSAAIVALLSPGEVLMSIGALRLSREGLWLGLLLVSRTIGGTSSLFFMALTTPMTEIFAILRSIGMPESLVELSMLIYRYIFVLLEEAMMVHSAQEMRMGHSSVRRSISSFAMLASVLFIRAWERGERLMVAMDSRCYNGRMPLGESHAVRPGHLVASLIYILSITALLLAVVRGGSA, encoded by the coding sequence ATGCACAGGCTCCTTGACGACTATGCGCATGAGAACGGGTTGAGAGATGTAAGCCCGAGGCTCAAGCTCGCTGTAGGCGCATTCTCCATAATCGCATGCATCGCATCCCCAACGCCCGCTGTGCCCCTTGCGGTGTCAGCATGTCTGGGCGCTGCCGTGATCGCGCTGGCCAGGATACCCTGGAGGGTGTACATCGGCATCACAGCAGTACCCCTCTCCTTCGCTCTCCTGAGCGCCGCGATCGTCGCGCTCCTGAGCCCGGGGGAGGTGCTGATGAGCATCGGCGCTCTCAGGCTCAGCCGCGAGGGTTTGTGGCTCGGACTGCTTCTGGTATCGAGAACGATCGGCGGCACTTCCTCCCTATTCTTCATGGCCCTCACAACCCCGATGACCGAGATCTTCGCCATTCTCAGGTCCATAGGAATGCCGGAGTCGCTGGTGGAGCTCTCGATGCTCATATACCGCTATATCTTCGTCCTTCTCGAGGAGGCGATGATGGTGCACAGCGCTCAGGAGATGAGGATGGGTCACTCCAGCGTCAGGCGTTCCATCAGCTCCTTCGCGATGCTCGCAAGCGTTCTCTTCATAAGAGCCTGGGAGAGGGGAGAGAGGCTGATGGTGGCCATGGACTCCAGGTGCTATAACGGGAGGATGCCTCTGGGTGAGAGCCATGCTGTGAGGCCGGGTCATCTTGTGGCATCTCTTATTTACATCCTCTCGATCACAGCGCTTCTCCTGGCGGTTGTGAGGGGTGGATCTGCTTGA
- a CDS encoding ATP-binding cassette domain-containing protein produces MSEILGLRDVCYIYGDGHAALRNVTLSIESGSKVALVGPNGAGKSTLLLMLNGTLRPSSGVVLFRGEPMRYDSRSLMAIRKSVGMVFQNSDDQLFAPTVEQDIAFGPLNLGYPKEKITRYVGYALSYVGLEEHRNRPPHHLSGGEKKRVAIAGVLVMEPEVLVLDEPTSNLDPATSEEIMEMLDELNLYGKTVVISTHDVELAYRWADEVVLMDKGEIVRTGAPENVFADPDTLRKARLKLPAVLEIYREMLGRGLLAPVDELPRNIVDLMHLIESAAGISGRKPGRIYICDISGTPPSKIRDILSSGAVSYIGAMGTKAKMVASEELLELDFSYGVVDKCVLKAIAGKSSLIITSGGMVEHAERRIRSYAEEFGIEIEVIILPRVRTSATVDSINLY; encoded by the coding sequence TTGAGCGAGATACTGGGTCTCAGGGATGTGTGCTACATCTACGGCGATGGGCATGCTGCTCTCAGGAATGTCACGCTCTCCATAGAGAGCGGCAGCAAGGTCGCCCTAGTCGGGCCAAACGGCGCTGGAAAGTCCACGCTGCTGCTGATGCTGAATGGTACCCTGAGGCCATCGTCCGGGGTGGTCCTGTTCAGGGGCGAGCCGATGAGGTACGATTCTCGCTCTCTTATGGCCATCAGAAAGAGTGTGGGCATGGTCTTTCAGAATTCCGATGACCAGCTCTTCGCCCCCACGGTTGAGCAGGATATCGCATTCGGTCCTCTTAATCTCGGATATCCGAAGGAGAAGATCACGAGATACGTCGGATATGCTCTGAGCTATGTGGGTCTTGAGGAGCACCGGAACCGACCTCCACATCATCTCAGCGGTGGGGAGAAGAAGCGGGTCGCCATAGCAGGGGTCCTTGTTATGGAGCCTGAGGTCTTGGTTCTCGATGAGCCGACGAGCAACCTGGATCCCGCGACATCCGAGGAGATCATGGAGATGCTCGATGAGCTCAACCTCTACGGTAAGACCGTTGTGATCTCCACCCATGATGTGGAGCTTGCGTACCGCTGGGCTGATGAGGTCGTTCTGATGGACAAAGGGGAGATCGTGCGGACCGGCGCGCCTGAGAATGTGTTCGCGGATCCCGATACGCTCAGGAAGGCGCGCCTGAAGCTCCCCGCGGTCCTGGAGATCTACAGGGAGATGCTCGGGAGGGGTCTTCTGGCACCTGTGGATGAGCTGCCCAGGAACATTGTGGATCTGATGCACCTGATAGAATCTGCTGCTGGAATATCGGGGAGAAAACCAGGCAGGATATACATATGCGATATATCAGGCACCCCGCCCTCAAAGATTCGCGATATCCTCTCATCGGGCGCTGTGAGCTACATCGGCGCGATGGGAACGAAGGCCAAGATGGTCGCAAGCGAAGAGCTTCTGGAGCTCGATTTCTCATATGGAGTCGTGGACAAGTGCGTGCTCAAGGCGATAGCAGGCAAGAGCTCTCTCATCATAACATCCGGTGGCATGGTGGAGCATGCTGAGCGCAGGATCCGGTCCTACGCGGAGGAGTTCGGCATCGAGATAGAGGTGATCATCCTTCCCAGGGTGCGAACATCCGCAACAGTGGATAGTATTAATTTATATTAA
- a CDS encoding IS256 family transposase gives MIPVDLLEDYLIDQEEGLKKLLTYFLNLVMQLEAIQQSGAEPYQRSESRKAHRNGYKERSLKTRVGEITLKKPQFREMPFETKVFERYSRVEKALISAVAESYIQGVSTRRIKSVVSQLGLEYLSASSVSRLAKELDDKVEEFLKRPIERPVPYIFVDASYFKVRDGPMYVTKAFMIVTGIRDDGYREILGARIADGEDENFWYGLFQELKDRGLSGVKLVVSDGHKGIQSAVESSFLGASWQMCHSRLRREASTKSKHVHFIRAVLRNVARKDLKEIADKLKLALEHESMMDVLVGELEDRGYSKAIDTIDRFRFGLWNYKSFPREHWKRIQTTNSMERIHKELKRRSRVVGAFPSDNAFIRLAVSILMDINEEWMTSKRYLTMDNSK, from the coding sequence ATGATACCTGTAGACCTCCTGGAAGATTACCTTATCGATCAGGAAGAGGGTTTGAAGAAGCTGTTGACCTACTTTTTGAATCTGGTCATGCAGCTTGAAGCGATTCAGCAGTCGGGTGCGGAGCCGTATCAGCGATCGGAATCGCGCAAAGCGCACAGGAACGGTTACAAGGAGAGGTCGTTGAAGACACGCGTGGGAGAGATCACACTCAAGAAGCCGCAGTTCCGCGAGATGCCGTTTGAGACCAAGGTCTTTGAGAGGTACTCGCGGGTTGAGAAGGCACTTATCAGTGCGGTGGCAGAATCGTATATCCAGGGCGTATCAACCAGACGGATAAAGTCCGTCGTATCTCAGTTAGGTCTCGAGTACCTCTCAGCATCAAGCGTTTCGCGGTTAGCTAAAGAGCTCGATGATAAGGTCGAGGAGTTCCTGAAAAGGCCGATAGAGCGACCAGTTCCGTATATCTTCGTCGATGCAAGCTACTTCAAGGTCAGGGATGGCCCAATGTACGTAACCAAGGCATTCATGATCGTTACAGGAATCCGGGATGACGGATATCGCGAGATACTTGGTGCGAGGATCGCGGATGGAGAGGATGAGAACTTCTGGTATGGTCTGTTCCAGGAGCTGAAGGACCGTGGCCTCTCAGGAGTGAAGCTCGTCGTATCCGATGGCCATAAAGGGATACAAAGCGCTGTTGAAAGCTCATTTCTGGGTGCGTCTTGGCAAATGTGCCACTCTCGACTACGTCGAGAGGCTTCGACGAAGTCGAAGCACGTTCACTTCATAAGAGCTGTCCTGAGAAATGTGGCCAGGAAAGATCTGAAAGAGATTGCCGACAAGCTCAAACTCGCACTCGAACACGAAAGCATGATGGATGTGCTGGTCGGTGAACTGGAAGATAGAGGATATTCAAAAGCCATCGATACCATCGACCGGTTCAGGTTCGGATTGTGGAACTACAAGTCATTCCCCAGGGAGCACTGGAAAAGAATACAGACCACAAACAGCATGGAGCGAATACATAAAGAACTCAAACGAAGATCAAGAGTCGTCGGTGCATTCCCAAGCGACAACGCATTTATCAGGCTCGCTGTATCGATCCTGATGGACATCAACGAAGAATGGATGACCAGTAAAAGGTATTTAACCATGGATAACAGCAAATGA
- a CDS encoding putative RNA uridine N3 methyltransferase, producing the protein MSGPCERSILIPSSYTMETADLRLRTAKVGLIARAAAVFRIDRIVVYRDDEFDDSRFISTVLRYAETPQYLRKLLFPRMRELRHAGVLPPLRTAHHPVGSRSSTLKVGEIRVGVVVESVGSDGGAWVEVGLDRPVPLKSDRRFQKGQRLNVRIFSLSPLAAEPVDRSEIPGYWGYETTVVESAEEYLRSRDEFIVATSRRGTPVSFDLLNHIGRSSSKGLAVVFGSPARGVDAFLSREMLERCCVINTIPHQGTETVRVEEAVFSTLALLNLVRLEE; encoded by the coding sequence ATGAGCGGTCCTTGCGAGCGGTCCATACTGATACCGTCCTCGTACACGATGGAGACGGCGGATCTGCGCCTTCGCACCGCGAAGGTCGGGCTTATCGCGAGGGCTGCGGCGGTCTTCCGCATCGACCGGATCGTCGTGTATCGCGATGATGAGTTCGACGATTCCAGGTTCATAAGCACAGTGCTGCGGTATGCAGAGACTCCGCAGTACCTGCGGAAGCTCCTCTTCCCCAGGATGAGGGAGCTGAGGCATGCGGGAGTTCTGCCGCCGCTGAGAACCGCTCATCATCCAGTGGGCTCCAGAAGCTCAACGCTCAAGGTAGGCGAGATAAGAGTCGGAGTGGTAGTAGAAAGCGTCGGATCTGATGGTGGCGCCTGGGTTGAGGTCGGTCTCGACCGCCCTGTACCCCTTAAGTCAGACAGGAGATTCCAGAAGGGGCAGCGCCTGAACGTCAGGATCTTTTCGCTGAGTCCACTCGCCGCTGAGCCTGTGGACCGGAGTGAGATACCCGGATACTGGGGCTACGAGACGACGGTCGTGGAGAGCGCGGAGGAGTACCTCCGCTCCAGGGACGAGTTCATCGTGGCCACATCCAGAAGGGGGACTCCGGTGAGCTTTGATCTGCTCAACCACATAGGGAGATCAAGCTCAAAGGGGCTTGCGGTGGTGTTCGGCTCCCCCGCACGGGGCGTTGATGCGTTTCTGAGCCGCGAGATGCTGGAGAGATGCTGCGTGATCAACACAATTCCGCATCAGGGAACTGAGACGGTTCGTGTCGAGGAGGCCGTCTTCTCGACGCTTGCCCTGCTGAACCTGGTGCGTCTGGAGGAGTAA